TCCGGGAGTCCGGGGCCATTGAGCAGGATGCCGATCTCATCTGCTTCATCTACCGGGACGAGATCTATAACCAGGCCGAGGACAACCCCAAACGCGGCATTGCCGAAATCATCATCGGCAAACAACGGAACGGGCCAACCGGTAAATTTGAACTGACCTTTATGAAGGAAATCACAACCTTTGAAAATCGCGCCTACCAGGAGCCGCCGCCGGGATACAAGGGTGAATCCGGATAAACGGAAAGCGACCCCTGCCGTACCGAACAACCTTTTCTTCCAAAGGCATCAAGGACTGCACCATGGGCAACAGCACCACCTCTGGAAAACAACGCTACGACTTCAAGACCATTGAGGCCAAATGGCAGGCCCGCTGGGCCCGGGAAAAGACCTTCAGGGCGGACGAGGACCCGGCCCGGCCCAAGTACTACCTGCTGGAGATGTTCCCCTACCCTTCGGGCAAGATCCATATGGGTCATGTCCGCAACTACAGTATCGGCGACGTGATCGCCCGCTATAAAAGAATGCGCGGCTTCAACGTGCTCCACCCCATGGGCTGGGACGCCTTTGGACTGCCGGCTGAAAACGCGGCGATCAAACACAATACCCATCCGGCTGAATGGACCTATGCCAATATCAACGAGATGAAGGTCCAGCTCAAGGGGATGGGTTTCAGCTATGACTGGGACCGGGAAATGGCCACCTGCCACCCGGGATACTATCGCTGGGAACAACTGTTCTTCATCCGGATGTACGAGAAGGGGCTGGCCTACCGCAGGATGACCACGGTCAACTGGTGCGAGTCCTGCCGGACCGTGCTGGCCAACGAACAGGTAATCGACGGGTCCTGCTGGCGCTGCGACAGCCAGGTGGCGCCGCGCCGGATGCACGGCTGGTTTCTCAAGATCACCGACTATGCCGACGAATTGCTGGCCGGCTGCGACACCCTCTCCGGCTGGCCGGAAAAGGTGCTCACCATGCAGCGTAACTGGATCGGCCGGAGCCAGGGCCTGGAAGCGGACTTCCCGGTGCAGGGTTCCGGCGAGTTCTTGAAGATCTTCACCACCCGGCCGGACACGGTGTTCGGGGTCACCTTCATGTCCATCGCCCCGGAACACCCGCTGGTTGGCCTGAGCCGGGGAACGGATCAGGAAGAACAGGTTGCCGGATTCGTCCACCAGACCCGGCTGGCGCTGCAGCGAAAAGACCCGCAAGAGGAACTGGAAAAGGAGGGGGTCTTTCTCGGCCGTTACTGCATCAACCCCTTTACCGGCGAGAAGATCCCGATCTATGTGGCCAACTTCGTGCTGATGGAATACGGCACCGGCGCGGTGATGGCAGTGCCGGCCCATGACCAGCGAGACTTCGAGTTTGCCGCCAGGTACGGGCTGCCGGTCAGGGTGGTGGTCCGGCCGCCTGATGAAGAATCAAGCCCGGACACCATGACCGCGGCCTATGAGGAACCCGGCATCCTGACCAATTCCGGCCGCTTCTCCGGTCTGCCGTCGGCCGAGGCCAAGGCGGCGATCATCGATGATGCCGAGAGCAAGGGTTTTGGCCGGGCCCGCACCACCTACCGGCTGCGGGACTGGGGCATCTCCAGACAACGTTTCTGGGGCACGCCGATCCCGATGATCCATTGTAAGACGTGCGGCGTGCAGCCGGAACGGGAGGAGAACCTGCCCGTACTCCTGCCCACTGATATCCAACTGGACCCCAGCGGCCGGTCGCCGCTCCATACCCTTGAATCCTTTTACCAAACCAGCTGTCCGGCCTGCGGTGGCCCGGCCCGGCGGGAGACCGATACCATGGATACCTTTGTGGAATCCTCCTGGTACTTTGCCCGCTACGCCTGCCCGGATTACAGCGACGGCCCCCTGCGCCGGGAGGCGGTGGACCACTGGCTGCCGGTTGATCAGTACATCGGCGGCATCGAGCATGCGATCCTGCACCTGCTCTATGCCCGCTTCTTTACCAAGGCCCTGCGCGATCTCGGCTATCTCTCCGTGGACGAGCCCTTTGCCAATCTGCTCACCCAGGGGATGGTGATCAAGGACGGCGCCAAGATGTCCAAGTCCAAGGGCAACGTGGTGGATCCCAATAAATTGATCAGAAAATACGGGGCCGACACCGTCCGCCTGTTCAGCCTGTTCGCGGCCCCGCCGGAGCGGGACCTGGAATGGAGCGCCAAGGGGGTCGAAGGGGCCTTCCGTTTCCTGAACCGGGTATTCCGGCTCATCCAGGGGCATCTTGACCTGTTTAAGGCCGAGACAGCGCCCCTGCCCGTTGAGATGAACGAGGCCAGCCGGACCCTGCACCGGAAGACCCACCAGACCATCCGCAAGGTCAGCAATGACATGGATGATGACTTTCACTTTAACACCGCGATCAGCGCGATGATGGAACTGGTCAACACCCTGGGCTCCCTGACCGGAAACAATACCCCGGAGCGGGCCGCTGTTGACCCGGCCGTCACCCGCCAGGCCCTGGAAACATTGCTGTTGCTGCTTGCACCCATTGTCCCCCATTTCAGCGAGGAGTTCTGGGAGGCCACCGGCCATACCAGGCCGCTGACCGCGCAGCCCTGGCCGGAGTTCGATGCCCTGGCGGCCAGGGAAGAGGAGCTTACCATTGTCCTGCAGGTAAACGGCAAGGTGCGCAGCCGGTTGCTGGTGGCGCCGGGGATCACCGAGGCGCGGATCAAGGAAATGGCCCTGGCCGACGGCAAGGTACAGAAGTTCCTGGCCGGCAAAGAGGTCAGAAAAATCATCGTGGTCAAGAACAGGCTGGTCAACCTGGTCGCCTGAGCCGGACCGCGGAGAAAACATTCCCAGGGGAACACGCCGTGCATAATCGCCATCTTGCCTTTCTGATTCTGCTTCTGGTCCCGCTTCTGCTCTTTTCCGGATGCGGCTACCGCAATCCGTACCTCGGCAGCGGCGACTTCTCCCGGTCCTGGCAGACCCTGCACCTGCCTGTCTGGGCCAACCGGACCAACCAACTGGGACTGGAATCCACCTTCCAGCGCAGCCTGCATGGTTGGTTCAAGCGGGCCTCAAGGATCCAAATCGTTCCCCCTGGGGACAATGCCGACCTGGTGCTGGAGGGTGAAATCCTGGCCATCTCCCTGCCCGGCGCCGCCTTTGACGCCAACAACCAGGCCCGGGAGGTGTCGGCCACCCTTGTTGTCCGCTACGCCCTGCGGGATGCCGGCAGCGGCGCGATCCTCTGGCAGGAGGACCGGCAACCGCTGAACCGGTCCTATGCCATCGGGGCAACGCCGGCCGCCACCCTGGACAACCGCCGCAACGCCCTGGCCATCCTGGCCGACGAGCTGGCGGAAAGGATCTACGAACGAACCATGGACACGGTGGTTCAGAGGACGGATGACAGAGGACAGAGGACAGAGAACTGAGGATGAAGATCGGCGATCTCTCCCTGGGCAGCCCCTTTGTCCTTGCCCCCCTGGCCGGGTATACCGACCTGCCCTTCCGGCTCCTGTGCCGGGAATACGGCGCCGGCCTCTGTTTTTCGGAGATGATCAGCTGCCACGGCCTGGTCTTTGGCCAGAAGAACACCCTGGCCATGCTGGCCACGGTTGAGGCCGAGCGGCCGGTGGCCTTCCAGCTCTTTGGCGCTGAACCCGAAATCATGGGCAAGGCCGCGGCCATCCTGTCCGATCTCCCCATTGACATGATCGACATCAACATGGGCTGCCCGGTTAAAAAGGTGACCAGAAAGGGGGCCGGCGCCGCGCTGATGCGCAACCCGAAGCTGGCCGCAAAAATTATCAGCGCGGTCCGCGCCAACAGCAGGCTGCCGATAAGCGTCAAGATCAGGAGCGGCTGCAACGAGTCAATGAAAACCGCGCCGGATTTTGCCCGGATGGCCGAAGATGCCGGGGCCCGGCTGGTCACTATCCACGGCCGCACCTGGTCCCAGGGCTTTTCCGGCCGGGCCGACTGGCGGATAATCGCCGCGGTAAAACAGGCGGTCTCAATACCGGTGATCGGCAACGGCGATATTCATTGCCGTCAAGACGGCCTGGCGATGATCGAGCAGACCGGCTGCGACGGGGTGATGGTCGGCCGGGCCGCCCTGGGCAACCCCTGGATCTTTTCTTCCCGGGACCGGCCGGACACCCTGTCCCTTCGCCTGTCCGGGTTGCACCGCCATCTTGAACTGGCAGCCCGATACCTGGATGTTGACCGAAAACTGGCCGGCCTGAAAAATCATGCCGGTCGATATCTGAAAGAGATCCCCAAAAGCGCCGGGATGCGGCGCAGGATATATGGGGCCCGGAGCTTTGCCGAACTTCTGGAACTCTCCGCCCCTTGCGGACGACTCGCCAGCGGCTGACCACGGGGACTGTGTAACCGTTCCCCCTTAACTTTTCCCGCAAAACATACTATATGGGTATCTGAACGGTTACGGCGTAATAATAATTTCCGGGAAAATGATGAACCAGCACAGCTCCAGATCCCCCCTTTCCCAACCAGCCGTTCTCAGCATCTTCCTGCTGTCCGCACTTTTTTTTATTACATCTCTCTTCCCTGCCATTGCCCTGGCCTGGCGAATGGAGGCCGGGGAAATAACCCTGCCGGCGGTCAGCACCGGCTCCACCTCCTTCAGCACCGTCTCCCTGCAACAGACATATGCAACCACCCCGCTTATCTTCATCCTTCCCGCGGCGGAGAACTCCCGCCCCGCGGCGGTCCGGGTCCGGAACGTCACCACCACCGGCTTTGAGGCGGCCCAGGTGGAGCCACCCAACGAGGACGGCAGCCAGCCGGCGACAACGGTCCATTACCTTGCCGTGGAAGCAGGGCTGAACCAGCTGCCGGACGGCACCGTCCTGGAGGCCGGCACCCTGTCCACCACCTCCTATCAGGGCAAAAATCTATCCGGCACCGGCTGGGACACGGTTAGTTTCAGCAGCGGCTTCAGCGCCGCGCCGGCCATCCTGGCCCAGATTCAGACCATGAACAACGAGTCCGCCGGGGTACCCGGGGCCGCCTCGGTGCCATGGATGACCACCACCATCCAGTCGGTCACCACAACCGGTTTCCAACTGGCCCTGGAGCGGGCGGAAACATCCACCGGCTCGGTGGGCAGCGTTGAGACCATTGCCTATCTTGCCGTCCGGAACGGCGCCAACGGCAGTTTCACCGACAACGGCGGCTCCAGCGTCACCTACGAGGCCCTGGTCTCGTCCGATGCGATCACCGGCAACTGCACCTGGGTCAACTTCGCCAACAGCTACAGCCCCATCCCCCTGGTGATCGGTACCCAGAACAGGCGCGACGGCGGCGATGGCGGCTGGCTCAGGCGATGCGGCAGCCCCAATATCGAGTCCAGCCGGATAAGTCTGGAGATTGACGAGGATCTGCTGGACGGCGAAAGAGACCACACGACTGAAAGCGCGGGGATCCTGGTTTTTTCCCGGTCCTTTAACGCCTCGTTCTCGGTGTTGACCAGGATTGCTGATTATCATCTTGACGAGTGCGATTATACAACCGGCCCGGCCAGCGATGATACCGGCAATTACCCCGGCACCTACTCCGGCAGCGTGACCTCAACCGAGGACCCCGGCGGGACCTGCCGGGTGGGCAGCTTCAGCGGCGGGGCCGTGGATCTGACCGGACTGCCGGTCTCGACCACGGCCGGCGACCAGACCACGGTCAGTTTCTGGATGAACTGGGACGGCAGCAACAGCGTGATGCCATTCGGCTGGAACCGATACGATCTCTGGCTCACCAGCGACCGGTTCGGGTTCAACACCTTTAACAGCGATGTGTACGGGATCTCCAACGCCACCGCCACCCTGGCCAACGGCTGGCACCATATCGTCGCGGTGTTCACCAATGGCGACGTCAGCCTGAACAAGCTGTACATCGACGGCGTGGCCCGGGCCATCAGTCAGGTGCAGGGCTCGCCCAACAACGGCAACGCCTATGTCAATGCCGGGGCCAGGATCGGCGGGGTGACATCAACCTCCAGCTATCGCTTCTCCGGGATGCTCGACGAGGTGATGATCTTTACCGGGGAACTGCCGGCCGCGGAAATCGCCACCATCTATGCCAACCAGCTGGCAGACAACAACTATGACGGCAGCTCCAGGAGCTGCGCCATCTGCACCACGGTCCGGGCTGATTATCATTTTGACCAGTGCGCCTGGAACGGTACGGCCGGCGAGGTGGTTGACTCCGGGGGCAACAACTATCACGGGGTTGCCAATAACGCCACCACCTCCACCACGGCCAGGTTCTGCCGGGCCGGCGATTTCACCGCCGACTCCATCACTGATTATGTCGGCCTGGACAACCGGGCCGCGGACGGGCTTACCGACTTCACGGTCTCGGCCTGGATCAAAACCGGTAACAGCGGTTCCCAGGCCATTCTCTCCGGGGCCAACTCCGCCCAGGCCAACGAGATGCTGATGTGGCTCAACAGCAGCACGCAATTCATGCCCTTTATCAAGGGAAGCTCAGCCACGATCGCTATCAGCGATATCGCGGATAACGCCTGGCACCACCTGGTCTGGACCCGGAGCGGGACCAGCAACTGCATCTACCGGGACGGCGCGTTGCAGGGCTGCGCGGCCATCGGCACAACCGCTGCTGTTGCCATTGACCCGGGCGGGCTGATCATCGGCCAGGAACAGGACAGCGTTGGCAACGGATTTGCCATCAGCCAGGATTTCGAGGGTTATATCGACCAGGTGCGGATCTACAACGGTGAACTGAGCGGGACCGAGGTGGCCACCCTGTACGCCGAGACCCAGGACCAATGCCCCTCCTGCGTCAGCCCGGCCGCTGAATGGCGGTTCGACGAGTGTTCCTGGAACGGCACCAGCGGTGAGGTGATCGATGCCCAGGGCTCCCTGCACGGGACCAGGGCCGGTAATGCCGATACCATTGCCAGCGGCAAACTCTGCCGGGCCGGCACCTTTGACGGGATCGGCGATTATGTTGACATGGGCGATATTCTCAACACGGTCTTTGGTTCCACCAGCAACGCCTTTACCATCACCGCCTGGTTGAAACCCACCGTTCTCACCGCCGGAGTAACCAACCACCAGACCGCCAACACCTTTATTGCCAAGGCTTCGGATCTCTATAACGACAATATCGAGATCGGGGTCAACCCCAACGGCACCCTGCATCTCTATCTCGATACCCAGGGCCGGGACTCATACGCCGACCTCGGGGTTGCCGGCGCCATCCAGACCGGTCAGTGGACCTTTGTGGCAATCACCTATGACAACGGCACGGTGACCGCCACCATCAACGACACCACCTACACCGACACCACCACCTGGAGCGGCGGCGGCAATATTGACAACGCTGCCAACAGTCCCTTCACCGTGGGCGCCTCCCTTCATATTGACAATTATTTCACCGGCGAGGTGGATGAGGTCCGGGTTTACCCGGCCAGCCTCGATGCAGCGGCCCTGGCCGCGATCAAGGCCGAGACCAGGAGTTCCTGTACTTCATGCAGCATTCCCGTGGCTGATTATCATCTTGACGAATGCGATTTTAGCAGCGGCCAGGTCATCGACTCGACCGGCAACTACCATGGCAGCCCCACTGGCACCGTTACCACCAGCGAGGATCCCGGCCGGACCTGCCGGGTGGGCAGCTTCAGCGGCGGGGCCGTGGATCTGACCGGACTGCCGGTCTCGACCACGGCCGGCGACCAGACCACGGTCAGTTTCTGGATGAACTGGGACGGCAGCAACAGCGTGATGCCATTCGGCTGGAACCGATACGATCTCTGGCTCACCAGCGACCGGTTCGGGTTCAACACCTTTAACAGCGACGTGTACGGGATCTCCAACGCCACCGCCACCCTGGCCAACGGCTGGCACCATATCGTCGCGGTGTTCACCAATGGCGACGTCAGCCTGAACAAGCTGTACATCGACGGCGTGGCCCGGGCCATCAGTCAGCTGCAGGGCTCGCCCAACAACGGCAACGCCTATGTCAATGCCGGGGCCAGGATCGGCGGGGCGACCTCCAACTCCGGGTATCGCTTCTCCGGGATGCTCGACGAGGTGATGATCTTTACCGGGGAACTGCCGGCCGCGGAAATCGCCACCATCTATGCCAACCAGCTGGCCGGCAACAACTATGACGGCACGGCCAGGAGCTGCCCCTGCGGGCTTGTCTCGGTGGATCATTACGCCATCTCCCATGACGCCACCGGCATCACCTGCCTGGCCGACCCGATCACCATCACCGCTCATGACGTCGCCCATGGCGCGGTTGCCCCGGCCAACAGCACGGTGATCACCCTGTCCACCTCCACCGGCCGCGGCACCTGGGCCCGGGTAGTGACCGGTTCCGGCAGCTTGAACGATCCCGTTCCGGGCGACGGCGGGGGAACCTATACCTTTCCGGGCAGCGAAAGCAACGTTGTTCTGGCCTTCAACTATACCAACCCGGCTGGTGATCCCGAGTCAGTCAACTTCAATATCAGCGATGGCACCAACAGCGAGGACCCCTCCGAGGACAGCAGCATCGTTTTTGCCTCGTCCGGTTTCCGGTTCTACAACGACAGCGACGCCAACACAACGATCCCGACCCAGATCGCGGGCAAGGACTCGGATATTGCGCCCAACGCCAGGACCATCAGCCTGCAGGCGATCCGGACCTCGGATGACGATCCCACCGTCTGCCAGCCGATCTTTGCCAGCGGCTCTGATGTCAGCGTGCAACTGGGGGCTGAATGCCTCGCTCCGGCCGGCTGCAGCGGCAACCAGGTCAGGGTGATCAACAACGCGGTGACCACCGCCATCACCACCAGCAATGACAACGGCGGCGCAGGCGCTGCCGGCTACACCCCGGTAAGTTTGCGGTTCGGGGCCGGCTCCAAGGCGACCCTGGCCCACAACTATCCCGATGCCGGCCGGATCCAGCTCCATGCCCGCTATAACATCCCCCTGGACAACGGCAGCCCCTCGGGCAAGTACATGACCGGCTCCAGCAATTCCTTTGTAACCCGGCCGGCCGGGCTCTGCGTGTACAGCAACGACATTGATGCGGACTGCGCCGCGGGCGACGGCACATGTTCCAAGTTCAAAAAGGCCGGCACCAGCTTCAACCTCAAGATCAAGGGGGTCGGCTGGGAGACCGCCGGGGAGGCAGACACCGACTTCTGCACCGGCAACAGTACCACCCCCAACTTCCGGTTGGACAATATCGCGCTGAGCCCGAACCTGGTATCGCCGTCAGGCGGCAACAACGGTACCGTCGGGATCAATGCGTTTAACATGGCAGCAGCCGATTCCGGGGAGCACACCATCAACAACCAGACAATAAGCGAGGTCGGGGTCTTCACCTTTACCGCCGACCCGCCCGCCTATCTCACTGCCGGCGACGTCATTCCCGCATCGACCAGCGCTAATATCGGCAGATTTTACCCCTACCGGTATGTCCTGTCGGTCAACAGCCCCTTGTTTAATCACGGCTGCGCCACCGGCAGCTTCACCTACCAGGCCCAGCCGTTCGGCTTTGGTGTTGACCCGGTCTTCACCATTGAGGCCCGCAATGCGGCAGACGCCACCACCAGCAACTGCGGCGGCAACACCACGGCCGAGGATTTCTGGAACCTGGCCGCCCCCACCCTTGCGGCCGGCAACTATGCCGACCAGGTGGGCGCCACCCCGACCCTCGCTGTCCCGACCCCGGGCAGCGCTGTTTTCAGCAATATCAATGACTATGACGGCTTCGGCACCCTGACCGTAAGCTCAACTTCCCTTACCTACAGCCGGCCGGCCGCGGCCACCACCCCGTTCAATGCCCTGGTCGATCTCTCCCTCAACGCGGCCGACCTGACCGACAGCGACGGCGCCTGCTACGACGCCGAACCAGACCTGACCTGCGACAGCTTTACCAAAGCCAATATCAGCGGCACCGAACTGCGCTGGGGCCGGTTCAATATTTTAAACAGTTACGGCCCGGAGACCGACGACCTGGCCGTGCCGCTCACCGTCCAGTACTACACTGCGACCGGCTTCAGCACCAATAGCGCCGACAGCTGCACCTCCGCCAGCATCACCCTGGGCAGCTACAGTGACAACCTGGCCAGCGGCGAGACCTGCGTCCAGGACACCGGCAGCCCGGGGGCGAGCAATGCCGGCTGCGCTGTGGCCGGGCCGGTTGCAAAACAGTTTCAGGAGCCGCCGGCGGCCGGTGACTTCAACCTCTATCTAAAGGCGCCGGGGGCCGGCAACAACGGCAGTGTCGACGTGACGGTCAGCGAAGAGAGCAACGGCGCCTGGCTGCCCGCCGCCACCTCCACCGCCACCTTTGGCATCTTTCGCGGCAACGACCGGATCATCAACTGGCGGGAGATATTGAGATAACCGGAAGACAGAAGACAGAAGACAGAAGACAGATAAAGTATAAACTTATGTATAGAAAAAACAAAAAGATAAACAACACGAACAGAGATAATACGGCCTCGGACCGGTGCCATCCGCTCTCGGCCGTCCGTCATCCGCCATCCATCTTTCGTTCTCTGTTATCCGTTATCCGTTGTCCGTCGTCCGTCGTCCGTCCACTGTCCACTGTCCTCTGTCCTCTGTCCTCCGTTCGCCGTCCTCTGTCTTCTGGTTTCACCCTGATCGAACTGGTGATGGTGATCGTGATCCTGGGTCTGCTCGGGGTGACCGTGGCGATAAAATGGCCCCAGGGCATGGAACAGGAGGCCGCGGTGCTGGAATTCACCCGGGCGGTCCGCTTTGCCCAGCATGTGGCCATGACCAGAAGCTTTGAGAGCAGTACCCGGGCCTGGGGCATCAGCATCCAGGGCAACAAATACACAATCGAACGGGCCGACAGCTCCGAAACCGTTGCCGTTCCCGGGATTATCGATGATCCGGTCGGCAGCCGGACCTATCCGTTGCTGAAAAACGTCTCAATCACCGCGGCCTCGGTCTATTTCAACGGCTACGGCGAACCGATCGACACCACCACCGGCAGCCCCCTGACCGCCACGGTAACCTTCCGGATAGGCAGCGACTCGATTCCGGTATCAGTCTGCCGGGAAACCGGTTATGTCCTCCGGGGGGCGGCATGCCCGTGACAGAAGACAGAAGACAGAAGACAGAGGACAGAGGTTTCACCCTGATCGAACTGGTGATGACCATTGTCATCCTCGGTTTTTCCTCCCTGATCATTGTGCCGTTTTTCCAGGCAATCACCAGCAGCCCGGACCCCATGATCCGGCAACGGTCCATAGCCCTGGGTCAGGCGATGATGGACGAGATCCTGGCCAAGCGCTGGGATGAAAACACCCCCATCGGCGGCGGTCCTGTCTGCACGGCAACGGAAAGCGGCACCGGCCGCGGCAATGCGACCTACACCCTGGACTGTGCCACCGAAACAACCAGGATTGCCAGCGCCATCGGCCTTGATATTGCCGACGGCGACGCAGCAGCGGACCGGACCACCTGGGACGATGTGGATGATTACAACTATCTGAACTTTGCCGGCGGCAATTACGAGGACGGGACCTTTACCGACCAGGCCGGGGCCACTGTCAGCTTCCCCGGCTTCAAGCGCTGGGTGGAAATCGACTATATTGCCAGCAGCACGGCGGTGACCGACATCACCAGAACAACCCCGGCCTCCAGCGGCCAGGGTTCAGCCGATTCCACGGACAGTAAAAGAATTGTTGTCCAGGTCCAGTCGCCCACCGGCCAGGTTTACACCTTTGTCGCCGTGTCGTGTAATTTTTGATAGTAATGTTTTTGGTTCTTGGTGATTGGTGAAAAGTACAACTTATGCGTAACAAAAACAAACAGATAAACAACACGAACAGAGATAATACGGCCTCGGACCGGTGTCATCCGCCATCCGTCATCCGTTCACTGTCTCCTGTCTCCTGTCTCCTGTCTCCTGGAAACGGTTTCACCCTGATCGAACTGATCATGGTCATGGTACTGCTGGCCGTGCTGGGTACCATGGGCGCCGGATTCATCAGCAAACTCTTTATCGGATTCAGCGCCTCGGATGCGAGAATGGAGATATATGAGAC
The nucleotide sequence above comes from Desulfobacterales bacterium. Encoded proteins:
- the leuS gene encoding leucine--tRNA ligase, whose protein sequence is MGNSTTSGKQRYDFKTIEAKWQARWAREKTFRADEDPARPKYYLLEMFPYPSGKIHMGHVRNYSIGDVIARYKRMRGFNVLHPMGWDAFGLPAENAAIKHNTHPAEWTYANINEMKVQLKGMGFSYDWDREMATCHPGYYRWEQLFFIRMYEKGLAYRRMTTVNWCESCRTVLANEQVIDGSCWRCDSQVAPRRMHGWFLKITDYADELLAGCDTLSGWPEKVLTMQRNWIGRSQGLEADFPVQGSGEFLKIFTTRPDTVFGVTFMSIAPEHPLVGLSRGTDQEEQVAGFVHQTRLALQRKDPQEELEKEGVFLGRYCINPFTGEKIPIYVANFVLMEYGTGAVMAVPAHDQRDFEFAARYGLPVRVVVRPPDEESSPDTMTAAYEEPGILTNSGRFSGLPSAEAKAAIIDDAESKGFGRARTTYRLRDWGISRQRFWGTPIPMIHCKTCGVQPEREENLPVLLPTDIQLDPSGRSPLHTLESFYQTSCPACGGPARRETDTMDTFVESSWYFARYACPDYSDGPLRREAVDHWLPVDQYIGGIEHAILHLLYARFFTKALRDLGYLSVDEPFANLLTQGMVIKDGAKMSKSKGNVVDPNKLIRKYGADTVRLFSLFAAPPERDLEWSAKGVEGAFRFLNRVFRLIQGHLDLFKAETAPLPVEMNEASRTLHRKTHQTIRKVSNDMDDDFHFNTAISAMMELVNTLGSLTGNNTPERAAVDPAVTRQALETLLLLLAPIVPHFSEEFWEATGHTRPLTAQPWPEFDALAAREEELTIVLQVNGKVRSRLLVAPGITEARIKEMALADGKVQKFLAGKEVRKIIVVKNRLVNLVA
- the lptE gene encoding LPS assembly lipoprotein LptE yields the protein MHNRHLAFLILLLVPLLLFSGCGYRNPYLGSGDFSRSWQTLHLPVWANRTNQLGLESTFQRSLHGWFKRASRIQIVPPGDNADLVLEGEILAISLPGAAFDANNQAREVSATLVVRYALRDAGSGAILWQEDRQPLNRSYAIGATPAATLDNRRNALAILADELAERIYERTMDTVVQRTDDRGQRTEN
- the dusB gene encoding tRNA dihydrouridine synthase DusB; the protein is MKIGDLSLGSPFVLAPLAGYTDLPFRLLCREYGAGLCFSEMISCHGLVFGQKNTLAMLATVEAERPVAFQLFGAEPEIMGKAAAILSDLPIDMIDINMGCPVKKVTRKGAGAALMRNPKLAAKIISAVRANSRLPISVKIRSGCNESMKTAPDFARMAEDAGARLVTIHGRTWSQGFSGRADWRIIAAVKQAVSIPVIGNGDIHCRQDGLAMIEQTGCDGVMVGRAALGNPWIFSSRDRPDTLSLRLSGLHRHLELAARYLDVDRKLAGLKNHAGRYLKEIPKSAGMRRRIYGARSFAELLELSAPCGRLASG
- a CDS encoding type II secretion system GspH family protein translates to MPVTEDRRQKTEDRGFTLIELVMTIVILGFSSLIIVPFFQAITSSPDPMIRQRSIALGQAMMDEILAKRWDENTPIGGGPVCTATESGTGRGNATYTLDCATETTRIASAIGLDIADGDAAADRTTWDDVDDYNYLNFAGGNYEDGTFTDQAGATVSFPGFKRWVEIDYIASSTAVTDITRTTPASSGQGSADSTDSKRIVVQVQSPTGQVYTFVAVSCNF